One genomic window of Fusarium verticillioides 7600 chromosome 2, whole genome shotgun sequence includes the following:
- a CDS encoding nuclear distribution protein PAC1 encodes MSRTLTSRQAEELHKSIIAYLAANNLQESANAMRTELSLGEDAFDTATAKKYETLLEKKWTSVVRLQKKIMDLEAQNHALQTELNSATPTSLSNRRGDPSSWLPAGPPRHVLQSHRTPINCVAFHPIFSSIASGDEDATIKIWDWEFGELERTVKGHTKAVLDLDYGGPKGHTLLASCSSDLTIKLWDPSNEYQNIRTLPGHDHSVSAVRFIPSGAPGAPLSGNLLASASRDVTVRIWDVTTGYCVKTIRGHVDWIRDVAPSLDGKYLLSTGNDRTVRLWDISVPNPEAKLVMIGHEHFVECCTFAPPAAYSHMATLAGLKKAPPASSTAEFMATGGRDKTIKLWDGRGTCIKTLIGHDNWVRGLVFHPSGKFLLSVSDDKTIRCWDLSQEGKCVKTVEGAHEHFITSLRWAPPIIKDKGPTEEANGDVGTPKKAAAAAPQDVQIRCVIATGSVDMSLRIFSR; translated from the exons atgagccGGACGTTGACGAGCCGGCAGGCAGAGGAGCT GCATAAATCCATCATCGCCTACCTCGCCGCAAATAACCTGCAGGAAAGCGCCAATGCCATGAGGACGGAGCTCAGTCTTGGGGAGGATGCTTTCGATACGGCGACTGCGAAGAAATACGAGACCctgctggagaagaaatGGACAAGTGTCGTGCGGTTACAAAAAAAG ATCATGGATCTAGAAGCACAGAACCACGCCCTTCAGACAGAACTTAATAGCGCTACACCGACATCTCTCTCTAACCGACGAGgagatccatcttcttggctcccAGCCGGTCCTCCACGACACGTCCTTCAATCGCATCGAACGCCCATCAACTGCGTAGCCTTTCACCCGATCTTTTCGTCTATCGCatctggagatgaagatgccactatcaagatctgggattGGGAGTTTGGCGAGCTTGAAAGGACGGTGAAAGGCCACACCAAAGCggttctcgatctcgactATGGCGGCCCGAAAGGTCATACGCTGCTTGCGTCTTGCAGTTCCGATTTAACCATCAAGCTATGGGATCCCTCGAACGAGTACCAAAATATTCGCACACTACCCGGCCACGACCATAGTGTGAGCGCTGTCCGATTTATACCCTCTGGAGCTCCTGGGGCGCCGTTATCGGGAAATCTGCTTGCGAGCGCTAGTCGAGATGTTACAGTGAGGATATGGGATGTTACGACAGGGTATTGCGTCAAGACGATAAGAGGACATGTCGACTGGATTCGTGATGTCGCTCCGTCGCTGGATGGAAAATACCTGCTATCGACTGGTAACGATCGAACAGTGAGACTGTGGGATATTTCAGTACCAAATCCCGAAGCCAAGCTCGTCATGATTGGCCACGAGCATTTCGTCGAATGCTGTACCTTTGCGCCACCAGCAGCATACTCGCACATGGCTACTCTGGCCGGTTTAAAGAAAGCGCCTCCAGCAAGCAGCACGGCGGAGTTCATGGCGACAGGTGGACGAGATAAGACGATCAAGCTATGGGACGGCCGAGGAACCTgtatcaagaccctgataGGTCATGACAACTGGGTTCGGGGACTTGTGTTCCATCCAAGCGGCAAATTCCTCCTCTCCGTATCCGACGACAAGACGATTCGATGCTGGGATCtgagccaagaaggaaagtGCGTCAAGACCGTCGAAGGAGCGCACGAACATTTCATTACAAGTCTGAGATGGGCGCCACCTATTATAAAGGACAAGGGTCCGACTGAGGAAGCCAATGGTGATGTGGGCACTCCCAAGAaagcggcggcggcggcacCTCAAGATGTGCAGATCCGCTGTGTCATTGCTACAGGAAGTGTAGATATGTCTCTTCGAATCTTTTCGCGGTAG
- a CDS encoding glutamine amidotransferase: protein MISLTVGVLALQGGFAEHVDLVRKAAEYLSSTEGISKTKFHCIEVRTKEELDQCGALIIPGGESTTISFVAAQSGLLEPLRDFVKVQKRPVWGTCAGLILLSDEANATKKGGQELIGGLAVRVHRNHFGRQMESFESGMNLPFLNDNKPFPGVFIRAPVVEEVIGSSDDGRPPVEVLAKLPGRVDKMKSGISQANTKDDSGDIVAVRQGNILGTSFHPELTKDERIHVWWLKEILNQQ, encoded by the exons atgatcaGTCTTACGGTCGGTGTCTTGGCCCTTCAGGGTGGTTTTGCTGAGCATGTCGATCTTGTGAGAAAGGCGGCTGAGTATCTTTCTTCTACGGAAGGTATTTCCAAGACGAAATTTCACTGTATTGAAGTTCGCACAAAGGAAGAACTCGATCAGTGTGGTGCTCTTATCATTCCTGGTGGCGAGAGTACAACCATCTCTTTCGTCGCCGCTCAATCTGGTCTCCTCGAGCCATTGAGAGATTTCGTCAA AGTCCAGAAGAGGCCAGTCTGGGGAACATGCGCCGGTCTTATCCTCCTATCAGACGAGGCAAATGCCACCAAGAAAGGTGGTCAAGAACTCATCGGCGGTCTCGCCGTCCGCGTTCACCGCAACCACTTTGGTCGTCAAATGGAGAGTTTCGAGTCAGGAATGAACCTCCCCTTCTTGAACGACAACAAACCCTTCCCTGGAGTGTTCATCCGCGCGCCTGTCGTGGAAGAGGTTATCGGCTCATCTGACGATGGACGACCACCGGTTGAAGTCCTGGCCAAGTTACCAGGTCGAGTAGATAAGATGAAGTCTGGCATATCACAAGCCAATACCAAGGACGATTCAGGAGATATCGTTGCTGTTAGACAGGGGAATATTCTGGGAACAAGCTTTCACCCCGAATTGACGAAGGACGAGAGGATACACGTGTGGTGGTTGAAGGAGATTCTCAACCAGCAATAG
- a CDS encoding microsomal epoxide hydrolase codes for MAAKSTIKVPHLGGIDAGYRVSGSGIDSSKPTLVLVNSMCTTSSLFEAQFSAQELTGKINLLAIEPLGHGATSSKSEHFTYWDSAIMNLQVMEALGVDKAFALGTSAGGWIVVRMALLAPEKILGLLPLGTSMDYESAESREKGCWDPKTQLGPFYESWHSNTPTPDFVVDDVWRGLVSSVGFGSNPSPETLAFWDETLKQVYRGDEGRKKLRIAVVNLFERDGLLLRLRDVKCPVYWLQGTADPVFGTTVPAEHIKLFTSSPEATLDFVEGGGHYLSATNPKEINEAILKMVNKYA; via the exons ATGGCTGCCAAATCTACTATCAAGGTTCCCCACCTCGGAGGCATCGATGCCGGCTATCGTGTCTCGGGCTCTGGCATCGACTCTAGCAAACCTACCCTTGTGCTCGTCAACTCCATGTGCACCACATCATCTCTCTTTGAAGCACAGTTCTCTGCTCAGGAGCTcactggcaagatcaacctTCTCGCCATCGAACCCCTCGGCCATGGCGccacaagctcaaagtcagAGCACTTCACCTACTGGGActcagccatcatgaacCTCCAGGTCATGGAAGCTCTTGGCGTCGACAAGGCTTTCGCCCTGGGAACAAGCGCTGGCGGCTGGATCGTCGTTCGCATGGCTCTTCTAGCCCCTGAAAAG atccttggccttctcccGCTTGGCACGTCCATGGACTACGAGTCCGCAGAGTCTCGCGAGAAAGGCTGCTGGGACCCCAAGACTCAGCTTGGCCCCTTCTACGAGAGCTGGCACAGCAATACGCCCACGCCTGACTTTGTCGTCGATGACGTTTGGCGCGGTCTTGTCTCGTCGGTAGGCTTCGGAAGCAACCCGTCTCCTGAAACGCTGGCGTTCTGGGACGAGACGCTCAAGCAGGTCTATCGCGGAGACGAGGGCCGAAAGAAGCTGCGGATCGCCGTTGTCAACCTCTTTGAGAGGGATGGTCTGCTTCTCCGCTTGCGAGACGTCAAGTGCCCCGTTTACTGGCTTCAG GGCACTGCCGATCCTGTGTTTGGCACGACTGTTCCTGCTGAGCATATCAAGCTCTTCACTTCTAGCCCTGAGGCTACGCTTGACTTTGTCGAGGGTGGTGGTCATTACCTGAGCGCTACTAACCCCAAGGAGATTAACGaggccattctcaagatggtGAACAAGTATGCTTAA
- a CDS encoding pyridoxine biosynthesis protein PDX1: MTNDSSNTGAASNGEAKSSFTVKAGLAQMLKGGVIMDVTNAEQARIAEEAGACAVMALERVPADIRKDGGVARMSDPAMIKQIQEAVTIPVMAKARIGHFVECQILEALGVDYIDESEVLTPADDESHVEKSTFGVPFVCGCRNLGEALRRIAEGAAMIRTKGEAGTGDVVEAVRHMKTVNKQIAQAKAALAEGGVIRIRELARELEVDAELLRQTAELGRLPVVNFAAGGVATPADAALMMQLGCDGVFVGSGIFKSGDPAKRAKAIVRATTHYKDAKVLAETSTGLGEAMVGINCDSMKPEEKLAGRGW, encoded by the coding sequence atgaCCAACGACTCCTCCAACACTGGTGCCGCCTCCAATGGCGAGGCCAAGTCCTCCTTCACCGTCAAGGCCGGCCTCGCCCAGATGCTCAAGGGCGGCGTCATCATGGACGTCACAAACGCTGAGCAGGCCCGCATCGCCGAAGAAGCCGGCGCCTGCGCCGTCATGGCCCTCGAGCGAGTCCCCGCCGACATCCGCAAAGACGGCGGCGTAGCCCGCATGTCAGACCCCGCCATGATCAAGCAGATCCAAGAAGCCGTCACCATCCCCGTCATGGCAAAGGCCCGCATCGGTCACTTTGTCGAGTGTCAGATCCTCGAGGCTCTTGGTGTCGACTACATCGACGAGTCTGAGGTCCTCACACCCGCTGATGACGAGAGCCACGTTGAGAAGAGCACTTTTGGTGTTCCGTTTGTTTGTGGGTGCAGAAACCTCGGTGAGGCGCTGCGACGAATTGCAGAGGGCGCTGCTATGATCCGAACAAAGGGCGAGGCTGGCACCGGTGATGTCGTCGAGGCCGTGCGACACATGAAGACAGTCAACAAGCAGATCGCACAAGCCAAGGCCGCGCTCGCAGAGGGCGGCGTCATCCGCATCCGCGAACTCGCCCGCGAGCTCGAAGTCGACGCCGAACTCCTCCGCCAGACCGCAGAGCTAGGCCGTCTGCCCGTCGTCAACTTCGCCGCCGGCGGAGTCGCCACGCCCGCTGACGCCGCGCTCATGATGCAGCTCGGCTGCGACGGAGTCTTTGTGGGAAGCGGTATTTTCAAGTCGGGCGACCCTGCGAAGCGGGCCAAGGCCATCGTGCGTGCGACTACACACTACAAGGATGCCAAGGTGCTGGCTGAGACTAGCACGGGGCTTGGCGAGGCTATGGTGGGAATTAACTGCGATAGCATGAagcctgaggagaagcttgctggACGAGGATGGTAG
- a CDS encoding nuclear distribution protein PAC1, producing MRTELSLGEDAFDTATAKKYETLLEKKWTSVVRLQKKIMDLEAQNHALQTELNSATPTSLSNRRGDPSSWLPAGPPRHVLQSHRTPINCVAFHPIFSSIASGDEDATIKIWDWEFGELERTVKGHTKAVLDLDYGGPKGHTLLASCSSDLTIKLWDPSNEYQNIRTLPGHDHSVSAVRFIPSGAPGAPLSGNLLASASRDVTVRIWDVTTGYCVKTIRGHVDWIRDVAPSLDGKYLLSTGNDRTVRLWDISVPNPEAKLVMIGHEHFVECCTFAPPAAYSHMATLAGLKKAPPASSTAEFMATGGRDKTIKLWDGRGTCIKTLIGHDNWVRGLVFHPSGKFLLSVSDDKTIRCWDLSQEGKCVKTVEGAHEHFITSLRWAPPIIKDKGPTEEANGDVGTPKKAAAAAPQDVQIRCVIATGSVDMSLRIFSR from the exons ATGAGGACGGAGCTCAGTCTTGGGGAGGATGCTTTCGATACGGCGACTGCGAAGAAATACGAGACCctgctggagaagaaatGGACAAGTGTCGTGCGGTTACAAAAAAAG ATCATGGATCTAGAAGCACAGAACCACGCCCTTCAGACAGAACTTAATAGCGCTACACCGACATCTCTCTCTAACCGACGAGgagatccatcttcttggctcccAGCCGGTCCTCCACGACACGTCCTTCAATCGCATCGAACGCCCATCAACTGCGTAGCCTTTCACCCGATCTTTTCGTCTATCGCatctggagatgaagatgccactatcaagatctgggattGGGAGTTTGGCGAGCTTGAAAGGACGGTGAAAGGCCACACCAAAGCggttctcgatctcgactATGGCGGCCCGAAAGGTCATACGCTGCTTGCGTCTTGCAGTTCCGATTTAACCATCAAGCTATGGGATCCCTCGAACGAGTACCAAAATATTCGCACACTACCCGGCCACGACCATAGTGTGAGCGCTGTCCGATTTATACCCTCTGGAGCTCCTGGGGCGCCGTTATCGGGAAATCTGCTTGCGAGCGCTAGTCGAGATGTTACAGTGAGGATATGGGATGTTACGACAGGGTATTGCGTCAAGACGATAAGAGGACATGTCGACTGGATTCGTGATGTCGCTCCGTCGCTGGATGGAAAATACCTGCTATCGACTGGTAACGATCGAACAGTGAGACTGTGGGATATTTCAGTACCAAATCCCGAAGCCAAGCTCGTCATGATTGGCCACGAGCATTTCGTCGAATGCTGTACCTTTGCGCCACCAGCAGCATACTCGCACATGGCTACTCTGGCCGGTTTAAAGAAAGCGCCTCCAGCAAGCAGCACGGCGGAGTTCATGGCGACAGGTGGACGAGATAAGACGATCAAGCTATGGGACGGCCGAGGAACCTgtatcaagaccctgataGGTCATGACAACTGGGTTCGGGGACTTGTGTTCCATCCAAGCGGCAAATTCCTCCTCTCCGTATCCGACGACAAGACGATTCGATGCTGGGATCtgagccaagaaggaaagtGCGTCAAGACCGTCGAAGGAGCGCACGAACATTTCATTACAAGTCTGAGATGGGCGCCACCTATTATAAAGGACAAGGGTCCGACTGAGGAAGCCAATGGTGATGTGGGCACTCCCAAGAaagcggcggcggcggcacCTCAAGATGTGCAGATCCGCTGTGTCATTGCTACAGGAAGTGTAGATATGTCTCTTCGAATCTTTTCGCGGTAG
- a CDS encoding nuclear distribution protein PAC1, whose translation MDLEAQNHALQTELNSATPTSLSNRRGDPSSWLPAGPPRHVLQSHRTPINCVAFHPIFSSIASGDEDATIKIWDWEFGELERTVKGHTKAVLDLDYGGPKGHTLLASCSSDLTIKLWDPSNEYQNIRTLPGHDHSVSAVRFIPSGAPGAPLSGNLLASASRDVTVRIWDVTTGYCVKTIRGHVDWIRDVAPSLDGKYLLSTGNDRTVRLWDISVPNPEAKLVMIGHEHFVECCTFAPPAAYSHMATLAGLKKAPPASSTAEFMATGGRDKTIKLWDGRGTCIKTLIGHDNWVRGLVFHPSGKFLLSVSDDKTIRCWDLSQEGKCVKTVEGAHEHFITSLRWAPPIIKDKGPTEEANGDVGTPKKAAAAAPQDVQIRCVIATGSVDMSLRIFSR comes from the coding sequence ATGGATCTAGAAGCACAGAACCACGCCCTTCAGACAGAACTTAATAGCGCTACACCGACATCTCTCTCTAACCGACGAGgagatccatcttcttggctcccAGCCGGTCCTCCACGACACGTCCTTCAATCGCATCGAACGCCCATCAACTGCGTAGCCTTTCACCCGATCTTTTCGTCTATCGCatctggagatgaagatgccactatcaagatctgggattGGGAGTTTGGCGAGCTTGAAAGGACGGTGAAAGGCCACACCAAAGCggttctcgatctcgactATGGCGGCCCGAAAGGTCATACGCTGCTTGCGTCTTGCAGTTCCGATTTAACCATCAAGCTATGGGATCCCTCGAACGAGTACCAAAATATTCGCACACTACCCGGCCACGACCATAGTGTGAGCGCTGTCCGATTTATACCCTCTGGAGCTCCTGGGGCGCCGTTATCGGGAAATCTGCTTGCGAGCGCTAGTCGAGATGTTACAGTGAGGATATGGGATGTTACGACAGGGTATTGCGTCAAGACGATAAGAGGACATGTCGACTGGATTCGTGATGTCGCTCCGTCGCTGGATGGAAAATACCTGCTATCGACTGGTAACGATCGAACAGTGAGACTGTGGGATATTTCAGTACCAAATCCCGAAGCCAAGCTCGTCATGATTGGCCACGAGCATTTCGTCGAATGCTGTACCTTTGCGCCACCAGCAGCATACTCGCACATGGCTACTCTGGCCGGTTTAAAGAAAGCGCCTCCAGCAAGCAGCACGGCGGAGTTCATGGCGACAGGTGGACGAGATAAGACGATCAAGCTATGGGACGGCCGAGGAACCTgtatcaagaccctgataGGTCATGACAACTGGGTTCGGGGACTTGTGTTCCATCCAAGCGGCAAATTCCTCCTCTCCGTATCCGACGACAAGACGATTCGATGCTGGGATCtgagccaagaaggaaagtGCGTCAAGACCGTCGAAGGAGCGCACGAACATTTCATTACAAGTCTGAGATGGGCGCCACCTATTATAAAGGACAAGGGTCCGACTGAGGAAGCCAATGGTGATGTGGGCACTCCCAAGAaagcggcggcggcggcacCTCAAGATGTGCAGATCCGCTGTGTCATTGCTACAGGAAGTGTAGATATGTCTCTTCGAATCTTTTCGCGGTAG